The Legionella cincinnatiensis genome includes a region encoding these proteins:
- a CDS encoding YfgM family protein yields MSVYMTEEEQLESIKKWWKQYGNLITIVLSLILFSVAGYRYLHWHQDKLTQQASIAYEHMMVALSNHNIKAVRSYANELIHEHSGSVYADAAHMTLAKIYVSKNKLDKATEELQSVASNSQILALKQIAKIRIARIYAAEKSYTNALKELSSIDDNTYLPVINELKGDIYGATGQYQEAMNSYKLALDEVKTNGMGNLFLEMKTNEIASKSHSMISGEKKVQSA; encoded by the coding sequence ATGTCAGTGTATATGACTGAAGAGGAACAATTAGAATCAATAAAAAAATGGTGGAAGCAATACGGTAATCTAATTACTATTGTATTATCGCTAATACTCTTTAGTGTTGCTGGATATCGGTATTTGCATTGGCATCAAGATAAATTGACCCAACAAGCTTCAATTGCATATGAGCATATGATGGTTGCTCTTTCAAATCATAATATTAAAGCAGTAAGATCTTATGCTAATGAATTAATCCATGAACATAGTGGATCGGTTTATGCAGATGCCGCTCATATGACTCTCGCCAAGATTTATGTATCCAAAAATAAATTAGACAAGGCTACAGAGGAGTTACAAAGTGTCGCTTCTAATAGCCAAATACTTGCTTTAAAACAAATAGCAAAAATTCGTATAGCACGTATCTATGCGGCAGAAAAATCTTATACTAATGCATTAAAAGAGCTTAGCAGTATTGATGATAATACCTATTTACCCGTTATTAATGAATTGAAGGGGGATATTTATGGGGCAACAGGTCAATATCAAGAGGCCATGAATTCTTATAAACTAGCATTAGATGAAGTAAAAACAAATGGAATGGGTAACTTATTTTTGGAAATGAAAACGAATGAGATAGCAAGTAAGTCGCATTCAATGATTTCAGGAGAGAAAAAAGTACAGTCTGCATAG
- the bamB gene encoding outer membrane protein assembly factor BamB, with product MKIKFFILLFLIIAQGCSKLDDYMLGKDNTPKPKELKEIQDKVKVTTKWTVPVGKVSKNKEYLRLKPVVQGATIYIADASGLVQAVNKSNGKIKWTTPLKHGLVSGPTIANGYIAVGTSNSSVVVLNQNNGKKLWQAKVSGEILSPPVIVHRKVIVKTIDGKVYSFNVADGKQLWTAEHGSPSLILKASSSPIVVGNLLLIGFSDGKLDALDIDTGRVIWQRSIVYAAGSSDVERLVDIDADPIVENNVVYLATYQGFIGALSLSDGQFLWKKPGSVYKNMVLSGNTLYVTDSHDVIWSLDKHSGRVNWKQTALKARILTEPTFINNDIVVGDKTGYLHFLDSQTGEVLARAKISGGISISPTVIGSKLYVLTDNGMLNQLSVS from the coding sequence ATGAAAATTAAATTTTTTATTTTACTTTTCCTTATTATAGCGCAAGGGTGCTCTAAGCTTGATGATTATATGTTAGGTAAAGACAATACCCCCAAGCCTAAAGAGCTTAAAGAAATTCAAGATAAAGTTAAAGTGACTACAAAATGGACTGTTCCTGTAGGGAAAGTGTCTAAAAATAAAGAATACTTAAGACTCAAACCTGTAGTTCAGGGCGCCACTATATACATTGCAGATGCGAGTGGACTTGTTCAGGCAGTGAACAAAAGTAACGGTAAAATAAAATGGACCACGCCCCTTAAACATGGTTTAGTGAGTGGTCCTACCATTGCAAATGGATACATTGCTGTAGGTACAAGCAACTCTTCAGTTGTTGTATTAAATCAGAATAATGGTAAAAAATTATGGCAGGCTAAGGTTTCCGGCGAAATTTTATCTCCACCTGTCATTGTGCACCGGAAAGTAATCGTTAAAACAATTGATGGCAAGGTATACTCATTTAATGTTGCAGATGGTAAACAATTATGGACAGCAGAACATGGTTCACCCAGTTTGATTCTCAAAGCAAGCTCATCTCCAATAGTAGTGGGAAATTTGCTGCTAATTGGTTTTTCTGATGGGAAATTAGATGCACTTGATATAGATACAGGTCGTGTTATCTGGCAACGAAGTATTGTTTATGCTGCTGGATCAAGCGATGTAGAGCGTTTGGTAGATATAGATGCAGATCCAATAGTTGAAAATAATGTGGTTTATTTGGCAACTTATCAAGGTTTTATTGGTGCATTGTCACTTTCTGATGGACAATTTCTTTGGAAAAAACCAGGCTCTGTTTACAAGAATATGGTTTTAAGTGGAAATACTTTATATGTTACTGATAGCCATGATGTAATATGGTCACTTGATAAACACAGTGGTCGAGTAAATTGGAAGCAAACTGCTTTAAAAGCAAGGATATTGACTGAACCTACTTTCATTAATAATGATATTGTTGTAGGTGATAAAACGGGATACCTCCATTTTCTAGACTCACAAACAGGTGAAGTACTAGCTCGCGCAAAAATTTCGGGAGGAATAAGTATTTCTCCAACTGTAATAGGAAGCAAGTTATACGTATTAACGGACAATGGAATGCTTAATCAATTATCTGTGAGTTAA
- the der gene encoding ribosome biogenesis GTPase Der: protein MIPVIALVGRPNVGKSTLFNKLTKTQDALVADYPGLTRDRQYGQAQHDGKHYIVVDTGGIGVDDIAVDGLMSKQSEIALNEADIVLFLVDGRAGLTGIDEKIANNLRKLNKKVHLVVNKTEGLDDDIACADFQSLGIASVHSISSSHGSGIRSLLDDILSPLAPQCEKVEEDHAIKIAFAGRPNVGKSTLINRILGEERVVVYDMPGTTRDSIAIPFVRDSQKYVLIDTAGVRRKSRIDEKIEKFSVIKTLKAIEESNVCLQLLDANEGITDQDMNLLGYIIESGKALVIAVNKWDGLDEEHKEKIKSDLSRRLHFANFAKIRFISALHGSGVGNLFKDINEAYTSATQSFSTPRLTRLLQDLSTKHTPPCVNGRRIKLRYAHLGGHNPPVIVIHGNQLADLPDSYKRYLNNEFIKHLGLVGTPLKLEFKGGVNPFADKKNKLSQRQVNKKRRLMSHVKKNVKKKK from the coding sequence ATGATCCCTGTGATTGCACTTGTTGGACGTCCTAATGTTGGTAAGTCTACTTTATTTAATAAATTGACAAAAACACAAGATGCTCTTGTTGCAGATTATCCTGGCTTAACTCGTGACAGACAATATGGCCAAGCGCAACATGATGGTAAGCATTATATTGTTGTTGACACTGGTGGTATTGGCGTCGACGATATTGCTGTTGATGGTTTAATGTCGAAACAATCTGAAATAGCATTGAATGAAGCTGATATTGTATTGTTTTTAGTTGATGGACGCGCTGGTTTAACAGGTATTGATGAAAAAATCGCAAACAATTTACGAAAATTAAATAAAAAAGTTCACCTTGTAGTTAATAAAACTGAAGGTTTAGATGATGATATTGCGTGTGCTGATTTTCAATCTTTAGGGATTGCAAGCGTTCACTCCATTTCTTCATCTCATGGTAGTGGTATACGATCTTTATTGGATGATATTTTATCACCCCTTGCCCCACAATGTGAAAAAGTTGAAGAGGATCATGCGATTAAAATTGCGTTTGCTGGTCGGCCTAATGTTGGAAAATCAACTTTGATTAATCGAATTTTAGGCGAGGAAAGAGTCGTTGTTTATGATATGCCTGGAACTACCAGAGATAGTATTGCCATTCCTTTTGTCAGGGACAGTCAAAAGTATGTTTTAATTGATACCGCAGGGGTGCGCAGAAAATCTCGAATAGATGAAAAAATTGAAAAATTTTCAGTGATTAAAACACTAAAGGCAATTGAAGAGTCCAACGTATGTTTACAACTTTTGGATGCTAATGAAGGAATTACTGATCAAGATATGAACCTGCTTGGTTATATTATTGAATCGGGTAAAGCGTTAGTGATTGCTGTGAACAAATGGGATGGATTGGACGAAGAGCATAAAGAAAAAATAAAAAGTGACTTATCAAGAAGATTACACTTTGCGAATTTTGCAAAAATCAGATTTATTTCAGCCTTACATGGTAGTGGGGTAGGAAATCTGTTTAAAGATATTAATGAAGCTTATACTTCTGCAACCCAATCTTTTTCTACACCAAGATTAACCCGTTTACTTCAAGACCTCAGTACAAAACATACTCCTCCATGTGTGAATGGACGCAGGATTAAGTTGCGTTATGCCCATCTTGGTGGTCATAATCCACCAGTTATTGTCATTCATGGAAACCAATTAGCTGACTTGCCTGATAGCTATAAACGTTATCTCAATAATGAATTTATTAAGCATCTTGGATTAGTTGGAACCCCTTTGAAACTCGAATTTAAAGGAGGAGTGAATCCTTTTGCTGATAAGAAAAATAAGTTATCACAACGACAAGTTAATAAAAAAAGAAGATTAATGAGTCATGTGAAAAAAAATGTCAAAAAAAAGAAATAG
- a CDS encoding Crp/Fnr family transcriptional regulator, whose amino-acid sequence MDNPISENLELYNFMKELDLFKMLNKNALWPLVNLATLRHFEPNELIIAENSNPTGIFVVYKGTAQVFKTLHDGSELVITQLERGQIIGEISVIDKLKTTASVKALGNVECIFISEWDFTTQIHAYPAIGLQLLPVLTHRIRIMYEKIK is encoded by the coding sequence ATGGATAACCCCATCTCTGAAAATCTGGAATTATATAATTTCATGAAAGAATTAGATTTATTCAAGATGCTCAATAAGAACGCTCTTTGGCCTTTAGTTAACTTGGCAACACTTCGTCATTTTGAACCGAATGAATTGATTATCGCTGAAAATAGTAATCCGACAGGCATCTTTGTCGTCTATAAGGGTACAGCTCAAGTCTTTAAAACGTTACACGATGGTAGTGAATTAGTAATTACTCAATTAGAGCGTGGGCAAATTATTGGCGAAATTTCTGTAATTGATAAGCTCAAAACCACTGCCTCAGTGAAAGCATTAGGAAATGTAGAGTGTATTTTTATTTCAGAATGGGATTTTACCACTCAAATACATGCTTATCCTGCTATTGGTCTTCAGCTTCTTCCTGTGCTGACTCATCGAATTCGTATTATGTATGAGAAAATAAAATGA
- a CDS encoding NHLP bacteriocin system secretion protein: MKESDLYRKQAVESFYEREDFQQTIRIITPKSWVYLIIFFMLIVAGVLWLIFGQISTLVEGQGIIFAKNAEIINVMSPISGGYVKQLWVRPGVKVKRGQLLATLVNPNMNSEAKELNNYIEQQKIKLAELTKTAKSEIDIRLKQIQDSVTHAQTINDSLQEKKNRLEALLKIQEAAFKKGILSRLELTDIQVAYYDSKEQITKNENTLIELNQEKNDYIESWNTKIRDLQEKLAQSQFNLKKLMENIKLTETVLSPEDGIISNEYVKPGDFLTEKQTLLNIITHNKDLEVIAFFNADVGKKIVVGMQSKVFPKHVNVLEYGGIVGKVTFVSELPITPEGLESILENQKMADVFEQNGPVFKVKIELDHSPDTPTGYRWTTSSGPKEKLSIGTVTKVEIVVKKEHPLSIILPILKSAKNWVTNKND; encoded by the coding sequence ATGAAAGAGTCAGATCTCTATCGTAAGCAGGCAGTAGAGTCATTTTATGAGCGCGAAGATTTCCAGCAAACCATTCGAATTATTACCCCTAAGTCATGGGTTTATTTAATCATTTTTTTTATGTTAATCGTAGCTGGCGTGCTATGGTTGATTTTTGGTCAAATTTCTACTTTAGTTGAGGGGCAGGGAATAATTTTTGCAAAAAATGCGGAAATTATTAATGTGATGTCACCTATTTCTGGGGGTTATGTAAAACAACTATGGGTTCGTCCTGGAGTTAAAGTAAAAAGGGGGCAATTACTCGCTACTTTAGTGAATCCCAATATGAATAGTGAAGCTAAAGAATTAAATAATTATATAGAGCAACAGAAAATTAAATTGGCTGAGCTGACAAAAACTGCAAAATCCGAAATCGATATTCGCTTAAAACAAATTCAAGATTCTGTTACTCACGCCCAAACAATTAATGACAGTTTACAAGAAAAAAAGAATCGTCTTGAAGCTTTATTAAAAATTCAGGAAGCTGCTTTTAAAAAGGGAATTTTATCGCGTTTGGAGTTAACGGACATACAAGTTGCTTACTATGATTCGAAAGAACAAATTACTAAAAATGAGAATACGCTTATCGAATTGAATCAAGAAAAAAATGATTATATTGAATCTTGGAATACAAAAATTCGTGATTTACAGGAGAAATTGGCGCAATCACAATTTAATTTAAAAAAACTTATGGAAAACATTAAATTAACTGAAACTGTTTTGAGCCCAGAAGATGGAATCATTTCGAATGAGTATGTAAAACCCGGTGATTTTTTAACTGAAAAACAAACGCTCCTTAATATCATTACCCACAATAAAGATTTAGAGGTTATTGCCTTTTTCAATGCCGATGTTGGCAAAAAAATTGTTGTTGGCATGCAATCTAAAGTCTTCCCTAAACATGTCAATGTGCTTGAGTATGGTGGAATAGTTGGCAAAGTAACTTTTGTGAGCGAGTTACCTATAACTCCAGAAGGTCTTGAAAGTATATTAGAAAATCAAAAAATGGCTGATGTATTTGAACAAAACGGTCCTGTTTTTAAAGTAAAAATAGAACTAGATCATTCGCCAGATACTCCAACAGGCTATCGTTGGACTACCTCATCCGGCCCTAAAGAAAAGCTCTCAATTGGTACTGTGACGAAGGTGGAAATTGTTGTTAAAAAAGAACATCCTCTTTCTATAATTTTGCCAATTTTAAAATCGGCAAAAAACTGGGTAACGAATAAAAATGATTAA
- a CDS encoding cysteine peptidase family C39 domain-containing protein has product MIKFDLDPGLLNTPHKRVKTPTILQMDAMECGSVCLAIILSYYGLYISAEEMREACGVTRDGSKAINIIKAARTLGMNAEGKRIQEIDTLRYMQTPFIIFWKFEHFMVIEGIIKNKVYVNDPATGPRIITIEEFDKGFTGVILRITPSKEFKAGGKKEKTVLDLLRDHLKGDSTEIIYIVLVSALLSIPQASLALFIEFFVDNIIVKHQKQWMPGFIIGMTITLIITIILLGIQQYYVVRYKLKFSIKRIPEFFNKLLHLPMNYYLQRATGDIANRVHIFDEIATKTTDFLSESIIGVLSILIYSALILLINQTIGLITIFITVLNFLAIILTKRKIIDLGRRYSQDHAKIYGIEYSGVQMIETLKFMNGENRFFSRWLSYKSKLIDSDQKIDFYTALISLLPSVLYFFNLVFLVIFGLHFIIQGTMTVGGLIAIYTLLLLFSGPVIEIVDNFLKINELKADLIRVNDVLLAQKNEKAIEESNIKSNNLIDIKDLYFGYSKLEAPILSEINIHLRKGGTIAITGLSGGGKSSLLNLICGLFEPWSGQIYLKGKSIKNYTPKELFKIVSYVDQHVFLFEGTIRDNVTMWDRSIDEETIIEALEAACIYDLVKLKGGLDYPIQEGGGNISLGQAQRIELARALLKKPELILLDEATSALDSLSEARIYENLRKMNCSFLIVTHRLSAIKYCDEIILIEDGGIIERGDHDQLMRLNGRYRGFIERDYLL; this is encoded by the coding sequence ATGATTAAATTTGATCTTGATCCTGGTTTATTAAATACCCCGCATAAGCGAGTTAAAACTCCTACTATTCTCCAAATGGATGCCATGGAATGTGGATCTGTTTGTCTTGCAATCATTCTTTCTTACTATGGCTTATATATTTCTGCTGAGGAAATGCGAGAAGCCTGTGGGGTTACCCGCGATGGTTCAAAGGCAATCAATATTATTAAAGCAGCTAGAACTTTAGGCATGAATGCAGAAGGTAAACGTATTCAGGAAATAGATACCCTTCGTTATATGCAAACACCATTTATCATTTTCTGGAAATTTGAGCACTTTATGGTAATTGAAGGGATTATAAAGAATAAAGTATATGTCAATGATCCTGCTACAGGACCTAGGATTATCACGATTGAAGAGTTTGATAAAGGTTTTACCGGTGTTATTTTGCGTATTACACCAAGTAAAGAGTTTAAAGCGGGGGGCAAAAAAGAAAAAACAGTCCTTGATTTACTGCGTGATCATTTAAAGGGAGACTCAACAGAAATTATTTATATCGTCCTGGTTTCAGCACTTCTGTCAATTCCGCAAGCATCTTTGGCTTTATTCATTGAGTTTTTTGTTGATAATATTATTGTTAAACATCAGAAGCAATGGATGCCTGGTTTTATTATTGGCATGACGATTACCTTAATTATTACGATAATACTTTTGGGGATTCAGCAATATTATGTAGTACGATACAAATTAAAATTTTCAATTAAAAGAATTCCAGAGTTCTTCAATAAACTTTTGCACTTACCTATGAACTATTACTTGCAAAGAGCCACCGGTGATATTGCAAATAGGGTGCATATTTTTGATGAAATAGCGACAAAGACAACTGATTTTTTATCTGAATCAATCATTGGAGTTTTAAGCATCTTAATCTATTCAGCTCTTATTTTATTAATAAATCAAACCATCGGACTGATTACGATTTTCATTACGGTATTAAATTTTTTAGCAATTATTCTTACTAAGAGAAAAATAATTGATCTTGGGCGTCGTTACTCACAGGATCATGCAAAGATATACGGTATTGAATATAGTGGTGTTCAAATGATTGAGACACTAAAATTTATGAATGGAGAAAATCGTTTTTTTTCTCGTTGGCTAAGCTATAAATCTAAACTAATTGACTCAGACCAAAAAATTGATTTTTATACAGCACTTATTTCATTACTACCCAGTGTTCTTTATTTCTTTAATCTGGTTTTTCTGGTTATCTTTGGCCTTCATTTTATTATACAAGGAACAATGACCGTAGGAGGTTTAATTGCAATTTATACTTTATTGCTTCTTTTTTCCGGCCCAGTCATAGAAATTGTCGATAATTTTTTGAAAATCAATGAGCTTAAAGCAGATTTAATTCGAGTTAATGATGTTTTATTGGCACAAAAAAATGAGAAGGCAATAGAGGAAAGTAATATAAAATCGAATAACTTAATTGATATAAAAGATCTATATTTTGGTTATTCAAAACTAGAAGCTCCTATCTTGTCAGAAATTAATATCCATTTAAGAAAGGGTGGTACAATTGCGATTACAGGTCTTTCAGGTGGTGGAAAATCTTCATTGCTCAATTTGATTTGCGGACTCTTTGAGCCTTGGTCAGGTCAAATTTATCTTAAAGGAAAAAGCATAAAAAATTATACTCCCAAAGAATTGTTTAAGATTGTTTCCTACGTTGATCAACATGTTTTTCTTTTCGAAGGAACTATTCGAGATAATGTTACCATGTGGGACAGAAGTATTGATGAAGAAACCATAATTGAGGCTCTTGAAGCCGCCTGTATTTATGATTTAGTTAAATTAAAAGGAGGCCTTGACTATCCTATTCAGGAAGGGGGAGGTAATATAAGTCTTGGACAGGCGCAAAGGATTGAATTAGCACGGGCTTTGTTAAAAAAACCAGAATTGATTCTTCTTGATGAAGCAACCTCAGCTCTTGATTCTTTAAGCGAAGCAAGAATCTATGAAAATTTGCGTAAAATGAATTGCAGTTTTCTCATTGTTACGCATCGTTTGAGCGCTATAAAATATTGTGATGAAATTATTCTCATTGAAGATGGAGGAATTATTGAAAGAGGAGATCATGATCAATTAATGAGGCTCAACGGACGATATAGGGGATTTATCGAAAGGGATTACTTATTATGA
- a CDS encoding ATP-binding cassette domain-containing protein yields the protein MNDSELEDIAPGLLKIQQVLGHKNTKIHSTSDNKKLLIDALLHLAELVDVSLKIPSGDLDDDLDDLMEKISTHSGVRIHKMILKDKWWTYDLGIFLGFMDNSPCVLVPKKNGGYQCSTPTEVVTLSPNQLNKIETYGFSFIKPLPKTATKLFDILKFSFSTLKSEFQSVLYLQLGSSLILMSLPVLMSYFFNNFSQFIESRQIVLLAILLMINTLIFFLLSINQTVLMLNLRFKIQRRLEPAIWDRLLKLTPTFFRQLNAGDIAYRAGVVSTIQEMLTQSTILSLFSVIVAFLSFILMCYYNWMLAFFALLSVFIISSIILFISHHLLIHQRKVYEYLTKLSGFVFQVISGIMKFKASASEYRAFNIWSDYFSNLLIARYKADKIQISIHIIHGSLLLFMTLILFCIYFYFNKQMQIGTFIAFNAAFSQFFSALLTLTTFVSSILIIVPLFEQSLIIFEAKVEPLQLGGSHIKLEGKIQIKNLSFRYEDNQPLIYKNINLLINPGEVIGITGNSGCGKSTLFRILLGMEKPLDGQIFYDDINIDMINLANLRQQIGVVTQKSVLTPGTILENIIGNDKHLTRNDAWDIIYHLGLEQMISGLPMEMDTFINEGMQSLSGGEQQRIVLARALIKKPKILFLDEATSALDNQNQTKIQEYLAKLKITQVIIAHRLSTLKSASRILVIHDGRIIQEGNFEQLIQTKGYFAELAKFQFPDFESKTQKT from the coding sequence ATGAATGATTCAGAGCTTGAAGATATTGCGCCGGGATTATTGAAAATTCAACAAGTATTAGGTCATAAAAATACCAAAATTCATTCCACCTCAGATAATAAAAAATTATTGATTGATGCTTTATTACATTTAGCTGAGCTTGTGGATGTCAGTCTTAAAATACCTAGTGGAGATCTTGATGACGATCTCGATGATTTAATGGAAAAAATTTCAACTCACTCAGGTGTTAGAATACATAAAATGATCCTTAAAGACAAATGGTGGACTTATGATCTTGGTATTTTTCTTGGATTTATGGATAATTCTCCATGTGTCTTAGTACCTAAAAAAAATGGCGGTTATCAATGTTCTACTCCAACTGAAGTTGTCACTTTATCTCCAAATCAATTAAATAAAATAGAAACTTATGGTTTTTCGTTTATTAAACCACTTCCTAAAACGGCAACCAAACTCTTCGATATCCTTAAATTTTCATTCAGTACTCTAAAAAGCGAATTTCAATCAGTTTTGTATTTGCAATTAGGATCAAGCCTTATTTTGATGAGTTTGCCTGTATTAATGAGTTACTTTTTTAACAATTTTAGTCAATTTATCGAGTCCAGGCAGATAGTACTTTTAGCAATTTTATTAATGATTAACACATTAATCTTCTTCTTATTATCAATCAATCAAACGGTTCTAATGTTAAATCTTCGTTTTAAAATACAAAGACGGCTTGAACCCGCGATTTGGGATAGGCTTCTTAAATTAACGCCAACCTTTTTTCGCCAATTGAACGCCGGAGATATTGCTTATCGCGCAGGGGTTGTATCCACCATTCAAGAAATGCTGACTCAATCAACAATTTTATCTCTCTTTAGTGTGATCGTTGCTTTTTTATCTTTTATTTTAATGTGTTATTACAACTGGATGCTTGCATTTTTTGCTTTACTCAGTGTTTTTATAATTAGTTCTATAATCCTTTTTATTAGCCATCACTTGCTTATTCATCAGCGTAAAGTCTATGAATATTTGACCAAACTTTCGGGTTTTGTTTTCCAAGTAATTAGTGGCATTATGAAATTCAAAGCATCAGCAAGTGAGTACAGAGCGTTTAATATCTGGTCTGATTATTTCTCAAATCTTTTAATCGCGAGATATAAAGCAGATAAGATCCAGATTAGCATACATATTATTCATGGTTCTTTGCTCCTGTTTATGACCCTTATTCTCTTCTGTATTTATTTTTATTTTAATAAACAAATGCAAATTGGTACTTTTATTGCTTTTAATGCAGCATTTTCGCAATTTTTTTCAGCTTTACTGACGCTTACTACTTTTGTTTCGTCAATTTTGATTATTGTACCTCTTTTTGAACAATCACTGATTATTTTTGAGGCAAAAGTCGAGCCGCTGCAGCTTGGAGGCAGTCATATAAAGCTAGAAGGAAAAATTCAAATCAAGAATTTATCTTTTCGCTATGAGGACAATCAGCCATTAATTTATAAAAACATTAATTTATTAATTAATCCTGGTGAAGTAATTGGGATTACAGGAAATTCTGGGTGCGGTAAATCCACTTTATTCCGAATTTTATTAGGCATGGAAAAGCCTTTAGATGGTCAAATTTTTTATGATGATATTAATATTGATATGATTAATTTAGCTAATTTACGCCAACAAATTGGTGTTGTTACTCAAAAATCAGTTCTGACACCGGGAACAATACTTGAAAATATTATTGGCAATGACAAACATCTCACTAGAAATGATGCGTGGGATATTATTTATCACTTGGGCTTGGAGCAAATGATTTCGGGTTTACCTATGGAAATGGATACTTTTATTAATGAAGGGATGCAATCATTGTCAGGAGGGGAACAACAACGAATTGTTCTCGCCCGTGCTTTGATAAAAAAACCAAAAATTTTATTTCTTGATGAAGCAACTAGTGCTCTTGATAATCAAAATCAAACAAAAATTCAAGAGTATTTGGCAAAATTAAAAATCACCCAGGTTATTATTGCCCACCGTCTCTCCACTTTAAAAAGTGCATCGCGAATTTTGGTGATTCATGACGGACGTATTATACAGGAAGGAAACTTTGAACAGTTAATTCAAACTAAGGGATATTTTGCAGAGCTTGCTAAATTTCAATTTCCTGATTTTGAGAGTAAAACTCAAAAGACATGA
- a CDS encoding alpha/beta fold hydrolase has product MEYVQVDACTRVFVQDWGAGKPIVFISGWPFDHRCYEYQFTQIPKHGFRCIGIDMRGYGKSDKPWGEYNYDVFADDILKVLRHLNLYNVTLVGHSMGGAICINYCVRHHNERVSGLVLLGAAAPIWTQRSDYPHGLTIDQCNELLNLCYSDRPQLLENFGKLFFHKEDSVSPKFADWMQNMGMEASPYATAECIIALRDTDQRKNLEKVKVPTAIFHAPADRVCPFGLGEAMHKGIKGSKLIRFENSGHGLFYDEWEKCNDELMKFVNEHNK; this is encoded by the coding sequence ATGGAATATGTACAAGTTGATGCCTGTACTCGCGTTTTTGTGCAGGATTGGGGCGCTGGTAAACCAATCGTATTTATTTCTGGTTGGCCTTTTGACCATCGCTGCTATGAATATCAATTTACTCAGATACCGAAACATGGCTTTCGTTGCATTGGCATCGATATGAGAGGCTACGGAAAATCGGATAAACCTTGGGGCGAGTACAATTACGATGTTTTTGCAGATGATATTTTAAAAGTTTTACGTCATCTTAATTTATATAATGTCACACTCGTTGGTCATTCAATGGGTGGTGCAATATGTATTAACTATTGCGTACGCCATCATAATGAACGGGTTTCAGGGTTGGTACTCTTAGGGGCAGCAGCGCCTATTTGGACTCAGCGCTCAGATTACCCTCATGGTTTAACTATTGATCAATGCAATGAGTTGCTTAATTTATGCTATTCCGATAGACCTCAACTATTGGAAAATTTTGGAAAGCTCTTTTTCCATAAAGAGGATTCTGTTAGTCCTAAATTTGCAGATTGGATGCAGAATATGGGTATGGAAGCATCTCCCTACGCAACTGCGGAATGCATCATTGCTCTTAGAGATACCGATCAACGTAAAAATCTAGAAAAAGTTAAAGTACCAACTGCTATTTTCCACGCTCCTGCCGATAGAGTTTGTCCTTTTGGCTTGGGTGAAGCAATGCATAAGGGCATTAAGGGTTCCAAACTGATACGTTTTGAAAATAGTGGACATGGTTTATTTTATGATGAATGGGAAAAATGCAATGATGAACTGATGAAATTTGTTAATGAACATAATAAATAA